A genome region from Schlesneria paludicola DSM 18645 includes the following:
- a CDS encoding outer membrane protein assembly factor BamB family protein has translation MLRIVLAMFVAVMACPVFADQWPNWRGPANDGLCSESNLPVEWNKTKNMAWKIALPGPGGATPVVWDDRIFLTSTDPDGQLLLLAYTREGSEAWRQIVSHGNKNVRGDEGNSASPSPVTDGQHVWAFFANGILGCYTVDGIEVWKFDVQDRYGKFDIQFGLTSTPVFDQGILYQQLIHGDGDANTREACVFAINALTGREVWKVNRPSDAIAENEHSYASPIIYNDGQQKFLLSHGADFVVAHDLTDGHELWRCGDLNKKSNYDRTLRFVASPAVAKGIILVPSAKKGPIVALKPNGHGDITTNPEFHLWASARTPDVPSPLIVGDLVYLCMENGDLAILRKNTGEQLDYQRTNRQRHRSSPVYADGRIYLTARDGRTTVVKAGEKVEILAENDLEEDISASAAFSNGVIYLRTFNHLWAIQKK, from the coding sequence ATGTTACGAATCGTACTTGCCATGTTCGTCGCTGTAATGGCGTGTCCAGTCTTCGCGGACCAATGGCCCAACTGGCGCGGTCCTGCGAACGACGGTCTCTGCTCAGAATCGAATCTACCAGTTGAATGGAACAAGACCAAAAACATGGCCTGGAAGATCGCACTTCCCGGTCCCGGTGGTGCCACGCCGGTTGTCTGGGACGACCGAATCTTCCTGACCTCAACCGATCCCGATGGACAGCTCTTGCTGCTGGCCTACACGCGGGAGGGAAGCGAGGCGTGGCGACAAATTGTCTCGCATGGAAATAAAAACGTCCGCGGCGACGAAGGCAATTCGGCGTCTCCCTCTCCGGTCACCGATGGCCAGCATGTCTGGGCATTTTTCGCGAATGGAATCCTGGGCTGTTATACGGTGGATGGAATCGAAGTCTGGAAGTTCGACGTCCAGGATCGCTATGGCAAGTTTGACATTCAGTTCGGGCTGACATCCACCCCCGTCTTCGACCAGGGAATCCTGTACCAGCAACTGATCCACGGTGACGGCGATGCCAACACACGTGAAGCCTGTGTCTTCGCCATCAACGCGTTGACAGGCCGCGAGGTCTGGAAAGTCAATCGGCCAAGCGACGCGATCGCCGAGAATGAGCATTCGTACGCTTCCCCGATCATCTACAACGATGGCCAGCAAAAATTCTTACTGTCGCACGGTGCCGACTTCGTTGTGGCACACGACCTGACAGACGGACATGAACTCTGGCGCTGCGGCGACCTCAATAAGAAATCAAACTACGACCGAACACTGCGATTCGTCGCATCACCTGCCGTCGCGAAGGGGATCATTCTTGTTCCCAGTGCGAAGAAGGGACCGATTGTCGCACTCAAGCCGAACGGACATGGTGACATTACCACCAATCCGGAATTCCATCTGTGGGCCTCTGCACGAACGCCCGACGTTCCATCGCCCCTCATCGTCGGGGATCTCGTTTATCTCTGTATGGAGAATGGGGACCTTGCCATCCTGCGAAAGAACACCGGTGAACAACTCGACTATCAGCGAACAAACCGGCAGCGTCACCGGTCGTCACCCGTCTATGCCGATGGCCGGATCTATCTGACCGCACGCGACGGGCGAACCACGGTCGTCAAGGCGGGCGAAAAGGTTGAAATTCTGGCCGAGAACGACTTGGAAGAAGACATTTCGGCCTCTGCGGCGTTCTCGAATGGCGTCATTTATTTGCGAACGTTCAATCATTTGTGGGCCATTCAGAAAAAGTAG
- a CDS encoding DOMON domain-containing protein: protein MNQIVPPRFLFRWSFTAKKLDHLPSTTGRLLDLPNDCALPSIGELDQHSDFALVKLAWNDRGLALSLTVSGKTRQPDCVASELLRSDGIRIWIDTRNTQTVHRATKFCHQFVLLPAGGGRKRTEPVVESLAVARAREETMLPAVELVQIQAESTTNGYWIDAWFPAEVFTGFDPATSPRLGFHYRVLDAELGDQTLAVGSEFPYDSDPSLWPTIELIA, encoded by the coding sequence ATGAACCAGATTGTTCCGCCCCGTTTTCTGTTTCGATGGTCCTTCACAGCCAAAAAGCTCGATCACCTGCCCTCAACGACGGGCCGATTGCTCGATTTACCGAACGACTGTGCCCTCCCCAGTATCGGTGAGCTTGATCAGCACTCCGATTTTGCCCTCGTGAAGCTCGCTTGGAATGATCGAGGCCTGGCGCTCAGCCTGACGGTGTCCGGAAAAACACGTCAACCAGATTGTGTTGCCAGCGAATTGCTGCGCTCGGATGGAATTCGGATATGGATCGACACAAGAAACACCCAGACGGTCCATCGCGCGACAAAATTCTGCCATCAGTTCGTCCTATTGCCAGCGGGTGGTGGGCGGAAACGAACCGAGCCCGTAGTGGAATCGCTGGCGGTTGCCCGCGCACGTGAAGAGACCATGCTGCCGGCGGTCGAGCTTGTTCAAATTCAAGCTGAATCCACCACCAATGGATACTGGATCGACGCCTGGTTTCCTGCCGAAGTCTTCACAGGCTTTGATCCGGCGACCAGCCCGCGGCTGGGATTTCACTATCGGGTCCTCGATGCGGAATTGGGCGATCAAACACTGGCAGTCGGCAGCGAGTTTCCCTATGACTCCGATCCAAGCTTATGGCCGACGATCGAGCTGATCGCGTGA
- a CDS encoding acyl-CoA thioesterase, protein MLTEHSITMRVRYCETDAMGFLHHSQFFNFFEQGRTELLRAQGGCYRDIEESGLFLVVAKLQCQYHSPARYDDLLTLVTKVDNISAVKIEHSYKLYCGDKLLASAKSTLACVDREGKIQRLPDSISAH, encoded by the coding sequence ATGCTGACGGAACATTCGATCACAATGCGCGTCCGATACTGCGAAACGGATGCGATGGGATTTCTGCATCATTCGCAGTTTTTTAACTTCTTCGAGCAAGGCCGAACGGAGCTCTTGCGTGCACAAGGCGGTTGCTACCGCGATATCGAAGAATCGGGTTTGTTTCTTGTCGTGGCAAAACTTCAGTGCCAGTACCATTCACCGGCGCGCTATGACGATCTCCTGACGCTCGTCACCAAAGTCGATAACATTTCGGCAGTCAAAATCGAGCATAGCTACAAGCTGTACTGTGGTGACAAGCTGCTCGCGTCCGCAAAAAGTACGCTGGCCTGCGTCGATCGCGAAGGAAAGATCCAGCGGCTGCCTGATTCGATCTCGGCCCACTGA
- a CDS encoding preprotein translocase subunit SecA, whose product MMDALAQFWHLTKACGRPASARISRWRALAQQIITLADSFVDLSDRELQSRSKDVRWRSKSGSSLRLLMPEAYALVREASRRVLGQKHYAVQLMGGIGLFEGGLAEMQTGEGKTLTATLPTFLRALPGRGCHVVTVNDYLAQRDCDLMRPVYEMLGMTVGCVISDSEPDQRRRAYGKDITYATSREIGFDFLRDRLKVGSKLDEAHRHRVFDQTEDTDDGPVQRGHYFALVDEADSVLIDDAVTPLIIGLERDKTTATEAILSWARDLVPQLLPAEDFLFDPSKRTVELTNAGTRKVVLTDKPSLLSSFDTEKLYVHVEQAVRARYAFEKGRDYVITKKQEISIVDESTGRTLEGRKWQAGLHQAIESKERVPITKETGEAARITVQTFFRRYENIAGMTGTGVQATKEFQHTYGLGVTTIPTHRRCVRQGLPTRIFATQEAKRNAVVPEIIRLYDAGRAILIGTPSVEASQVLGNALRERNIECLILNALFDEVEAEIVAQAGQPGRITIATNMAGRGTDIHLHEDVRKNGGLHVIATEMHTNRRIDRQLVGRAARQGDPGSFQFWLSLEDELFRYLPEKTLKRIQARANPNSAGELSRSWLRTFQRTQRTIENHERKHRSRMLKQEKSREKMCQAMGLDPYLELAE is encoded by the coding sequence ATGATGGATGCGTTGGCACAATTCTGGCATCTGACCAAGGCGTGTGGCCGCCCGGCCAGTGCGCGCATCTCGCGCTGGCGAGCGTTGGCACAACAGATCATCACTCTCGCAGATTCTTTCGTCGATCTGAGCGACAGAGAACTGCAGTCTCGATCGAAAGATGTCCGGTGGCGGTCGAAAAGTGGCAGTTCGTTGCGATTGTTGATGCCGGAAGCCTACGCGCTCGTTCGTGAAGCATCGCGGCGCGTTCTGGGGCAAAAGCACTATGCCGTCCAACTGATGGGAGGCATTGGACTCTTCGAAGGCGGTTTGGCGGAAATGCAAACCGGCGAAGGAAAGACACTCACAGCAACATTGCCCACGTTCCTACGTGCACTTCCCGGCCGTGGATGTCACGTCGTCACCGTGAACGACTATCTGGCGCAGCGTGACTGTGATCTGATGCGTCCCGTCTACGAAATGCTCGGCATGACGGTGGGATGCGTGATCTCGGATAGCGAGCCCGACCAGCGTCGTCGCGCCTATGGAAAAGACATCACGTACGCCACCAGCCGAGAAATCGGATTCGATTTCCTGCGTGACCGCCTGAAAGTCGGATCGAAGCTCGACGAAGCCCATCGACACCGCGTCTTCGATCAAACTGAAGACACGGATGATGGCCCCGTTCAGCGCGGACACTACTTCGCCCTCGTCGACGAAGCCGACAGCGTTCTCATCGACGACGCCGTCACGCCACTCATCATCGGCTTGGAACGCGACAAAACGACCGCAACAGAAGCAATCCTCAGTTGGGCGCGCGATCTGGTTCCCCAGCTATTGCCGGCGGAAGACTTCCTGTTCGACCCCAGCAAACGAACAGTCGAGCTCACCAACGCGGGAACTCGTAAGGTGGTGCTGACGGACAAACCGTCGCTGCTCAGTTCGTTCGATACCGAGAAGCTTTACGTTCACGTCGAACAAGCGGTTCGTGCACGGTATGCGTTCGAAAAAGGTCGTGATTACGTCATCACCAAAAAGCAGGAAATCTCGATCGTCGACGAAAGTACCGGCCGAACGCTGGAAGGACGAAAGTGGCAGGCCGGCCTGCATCAGGCGATCGAATCAAAAGAACGGGTCCCGATCACGAAGGAAACAGGAGAGGCCGCCCGAATTACCGTGCAGACTTTTTTTCGCCGCTACGAGAACATCGCAGGCATGACGGGAACCGGAGTACAGGCGACGAAGGAATTTCAGCATACATATGGACTCGGTGTCACCACAATCCCCACGCATCGGCGCTGTGTTCGTCAAGGACTGCCGACCCGAATCTTCGCGACACAGGAAGCCAAACGAAACGCGGTTGTTCCCGAAATTATTCGGCTGTATGACGCAGGACGCGCGATCTTGATCGGAACGCCCTCGGTCGAAGCGTCCCAAGTTCTTGGAAATGCCCTGCGTGAACGAAATATCGAATGCCTGATTCTGAACGCCCTGTTCGATGAAGTGGAAGCCGAGATCGTGGCACAAGCCGGTCAGCCGGGGCGCATCACTATCGCAACCAACATGGCTGGTCGCGGAACCGACATCCATCTGCACGAGGACGTTCGCAAGAATGGCGGACTGCACGTCATCGCGACAGAAATGCACACCAACCGGCGAATCGATCGACAACTTGTTGGACGTGCGGCTCGGCAGGGCGATCCAGGTTCGTTTCAGTTTTGGCTCTCGCTGGAAGACGAACTGTTTCGTTACCTCCCCGAGAAAACGCTGAAACGAATTCAAGCACGAGCCAATCCCAATTCCGCAGGAGAACTCTCACGCAGTTGGCTTCGCACCTTTCAGCGCACTCAGCGTACAATCGAGAACCACGAACGCAAGCACCGTTCTCGCATGCTGAAGCAGGAAAAATCCCGCGAAAAAATGTGCCAGGCCATGGGGCTCGACCCTTACCTCGAACTGGCCGAGTGA
- the larB gene encoding nickel pincer cofactor biosynthesis protein LarB, with protein MLQDSLAQLLQRWQAGDLAADRLEHELRSALAMTTSTLDVRVDLDRQRRCGFPEVVYAPGKTVDTIRSVFREQFLAGQNSLATRMTPDQAAAVQAEFPTSVFNPVARTIVQINQTSPPNGRVIVVSAGTSDRPIAEEALETVRWMNCQAELILDVGVAGPQRLLAQTDRLATADAVVVVAGMEGALPSVVAGWVAVPVIAVPTSVGYGAHLGGFAPLLGMLTSCAANVAVVNIDAGFKGGYLAGLIARQTRRPTACLAEGS; from the coding sequence ATGCTTCAAGATTCTCTCGCCCAACTTCTTCAGCGTTGGCAGGCCGGTGACTTGGCCGCCGATCGCCTGGAACACGAACTTCGTTCAGCTCTGGCAATGACAACGTCAACTCTAGACGTTCGTGTCGACCTCGATCGCCAGCGACGTTGTGGATTTCCGGAAGTGGTCTACGCACCTGGAAAAACGGTCGACACCATTCGGTCGGTGTTCCGAGAACAGTTCCTCGCCGGACAAAATTCGCTGGCCACTCGGATGACACCAGATCAGGCGGCCGCAGTGCAGGCCGAATTTCCGACATCGGTATTCAACCCCGTTGCGAGAACAATAGTTCAGATTAATCAGACCTCGCCACCGAATGGACGCGTCATTGTCGTGTCGGCCGGTACGAGTGATCGTCCCATCGCCGAAGAAGCTCTTGAAACGGTTCGCTGGATGAACTGTCAGGCAGAACTGATCTTGGACGTGGGAGTCGCGGGGCCGCAGCGCTTACTGGCCCAAACTGATCGCCTGGCAACCGCTGACGCCGTGGTGGTAGTGGCAGGCATGGAAGGGGCACTGCCGTCGGTCGTGGCCGGCTGGGTCGCCGTTCCCGTGATCGCTGTGCCGACAAGTGTTGGATATGGAGCCCACTTGGGTGGGTTCGCGCCTTTGCTCGGGATGCTGACAAGTTGCGCGGCCAACGTGGCGGTCGTCAACATCGACGCCGGATTCAAAGGCGGCTATCTTGCGGGCTTGATTGCTCGTCAAACTCGACGTCCTACGGCATGCCTGGCGGAAGGTTCATAA
- a CDS encoding NAD(P)H-hydrate dehydratase: MAEIPKIQLVSSLPQAPKRADDAHKGDCGRALIFAGSRGMSGAACLSGTAALRGGAGLVTVAVPVGIVPIVASYEPSYLTLGLPEDIHGRTHQSAHEPLLAALAQKSAAAVGPGLGQSAGLQELVTSLYESIPVPCVFDADGLNLLAKRPYLLRRAPDAPARILTPHVGEFSRLTGEDANSIQDHRTQFAAAFAKTHNVILVLKGQNTVVTDGTRVAINTTGNSGMATGGTGDVLTGLLTALLAQGLPAFEAAHLGVYLHGLAGDLAAVEMSKQGLIASDLLRFLGRAWCDLIQ; this comes from the coding sequence ATGGCAGAAATCCCGAAAATCCAACTTGTCAGCAGCTTGCCTCAGGCTCCCAAGCGTGCGGACGATGCCCACAAGGGGGATTGCGGACGGGCTTTGATCTTCGCGGGCAGTCGCGGCATGAGTGGTGCCGCGTGTTTGTCCGGAACGGCTGCACTGCGCGGGGGCGCGGGACTTGTGACCGTAGCGGTACCTGTCGGGATTGTGCCCATCGTTGCCTCGTATGAGCCTTCCTATCTGACGCTCGGCCTGCCTGAAGACATCCATGGTCGAACGCATCAGTCCGCACACGAACCACTCCTGGCGGCACTCGCACAAAAGTCGGCGGCCGCCGTGGGACCTGGACTCGGGCAATCTGCAGGTCTGCAAGAACTCGTCACAAGTCTCTACGAGTCCATTCCGGTCCCGTGTGTCTTCGACGCGGATGGCCTGAACTTGCTGGCAAAGCGGCCCTACCTCTTGCGCCGTGCCCCCGATGCCCCTGCGAGAATTCTGACGCCGCATGTCGGTGAGTTCAGTCGCCTGACAGGCGAAGACGCCAATTCGATCCAAGACCATCGAACGCAGTTCGCGGCTGCGTTCGCCAAAACGCACAACGTGATCCTTGTCCTCAAAGGACAGAACACCGTCGTCACCGATGGCACACGGGTCGCCATCAATACGACAGGGAATAGCGGTATGGCGACGGGGGGAACGGGCGATGTCCTGACCGGACTTCTGACCGCGCTGCTCGCCCAAGGCTTACCCGCATTCGAAGCAGCTCATCTGGGCGTTTACCTCCACGGACTGGCCGGAGACCTTGCAGCGGTCGAAATGTCGAAGCAAGGATTGATCGCATCCGATCTGCTGCGATTCCTTGGTCGTGCCTGGTGCGACCTGATCCAATAG
- a CDS encoding DUF1501 domain-containing protein, producing the protein MADRGLYHPGISRRTAVQAGAVGILGLGLNHLRPLQAATPRETPAHATAKSCIYIFLSGGLAQHESFDLKPDAPSDVRGEFTPIATKTPGLQICEHLPGLAQRSDQWAVVRSLTHPTNDHTAGHYYMLTGRSIPSPGFRGDRVALPSDWPSIASIVGDALPRRSDNLPPAVVLPERLVHWSGGVIPGAYGGQMGSHRDPFFIEASPYGNPFWRGAYPEFTFANETKKPPQHADDRVYQAPNIKLSPDMGLGRMANRSSLLRELDRQRQHLEESATVQKYDEHRQSAISLLSGKDVRRAFDVTNAEDSIQGRYGRNSFGWSLLMAFRLVEAGVNLVQVNLGNNETWDTHGDIFPRLKDKLFPPTDRALCALLDDLSATGLLGSTLVVVGSEFGRTHKVSTLPGSYPLPGRDHWGAAQSVLLAGGGIAGGAVIGSTDSIGAYPASQPESPENLAATIYQALGIPDTAVWHDEQTRPHSIYNGQPIRGLML; encoded by the coding sequence ATGGCAGATCGTGGACTTTATCATCCTGGGATCTCGCGACGCACGGCAGTGCAAGCCGGCGCGGTGGGGATATTGGGGCTTGGGTTGAATCACTTGCGACCGCTGCAGGCGGCGACGCCGCGTGAAACGCCCGCTCATGCCACGGCCAAGTCGTGCATTTATATCTTTCTCTCCGGTGGACTTGCTCAGCATGAGAGCTTTGACCTGAAACCCGACGCACCATCAGACGTCCGCGGCGAATTCACGCCGATCGCCACGAAGACGCCGGGCCTGCAGATTTGTGAGCACCTTCCGGGGCTTGCTCAGCGTAGCGATCAATGGGCCGTCGTTCGATCGTTGACGCATCCGACGAATGATCACACCGCCGGGCATTACTACATGCTGACTGGCCGCAGCATTCCTTCTCCTGGCTTTCGTGGTGATCGAGTGGCTTTGCCCAGCGATTGGCCGTCGATTGCGTCGATCGTTGGCGATGCGTTGCCTCGTCGAAGTGACAATCTGCCACCTGCCGTGGTGCTGCCCGAACGTCTCGTACACTGGTCTGGCGGTGTCATTCCGGGCGCCTATGGCGGCCAGATGGGCAGTCATCGTGATCCCTTCTTTATTGAGGCGTCGCCCTACGGAAATCCATTCTGGCGTGGGGCGTATCCCGAGTTCACGTTCGCGAACGAAACGAAAAAGCCTCCGCAGCATGCCGATGATCGAGTTTACCAGGCGCCCAATATCAAGTTATCGCCCGACATGGGGTTGGGGAGGATGGCGAATCGATCCAGCCTGTTGCGCGAACTGGATCGACAACGCCAACACCTGGAGGAGTCTGCCACCGTTCAGAAGTATGACGAACACCGTCAATCGGCTATTTCATTGCTTTCCGGCAAAGATGTTCGTCGCGCGTTCGATGTCACGAATGCCGAGGATTCGATTCAGGGACGCTATGGCCGCAATAGTTTTGGCTGGTCGCTACTGATGGCATTCCGGCTGGTTGAGGCGGGCGTAAATCTGGTCCAAGTCAATCTTGGAAACAATGAAACCTGGGATACGCATGGTGATATCTTCCCCAGGTTGAAAGACAAGCTGTTTCCGCCAACTGACCGGGCTCTTTGTGCCCTGCTCGACGATTTGTCGGCCACAGGGCTGCTGGGCAGCACACTGGTTGTGGTGGGAAGTGAATTTGGGCGAACGCACAAAGTTTCGACGCTACCCGGATCATATCCGCTACCTGGACGCGATCATTGGGGGGCTGCACAAAGTGTGCTGCTCGCAGGCGGCGGAATTGCCGGGGGGGCAGTCATCGGCTCGACCGATTCGATTGGTGCCTACCCCGCCAGTCAGCCGGAGTCGCCCGAAAATCTCGCAGCCACAATCTATCAGGCTCTGGGGATCCCTGATACCGCCGTCTGGCATGACGAACAGACTCGGCCGCACTCGATCTACAATGGCCAGCCGATCCGCGGTTTGATGCTTTAA
- a CDS encoding DUF2142 domain-containing protein produces MMQARHSSIDVGLTTDLCCRGSVVFFCLVGVIRIFLGAASLPLFIDVDECQHFDLVVKYARGDWPATTGQAWDAETVRVSILYGTFEYLSPPEKFYGAFPPPAWILPTSQQQALIKRYESQMQGHVNYEAHSPPLYYLLAAAWLRLGELLGFTGPFAAYWVRFLNIPLYATLILVAYRFCRTYFSPTVTMAVSAMLAFFPSTTFFSVNSDVACPLTALVALWLLVRWQTDPVTIRSSFWTGMTVAAALLVKLTNVAILALCAAAILVTWFRVAQRRGRWAEYWPGICLTLSVAIPCGAWMLTNQFWLGDWTGTADKVEYLGWTVKPWGEFFLHPLFSPAGELAYWKRLCTSFYLGDMNWHGQSWADPIFLNLVAWLTFAMVPIGLTMGSSRRRSEGDEARAVVRRYCFAMIVGSIGFLLGLSLIYDFGGCIYPSRQYPYYNSGRLIYGGMVPILVLFAGGVESIGRRVGWLAALILIVAISTMLPPQIRLFEQVIQNPSNLFHLPMR; encoded by the coding sequence ATGATGCAAGCTCGCCATTCCTCCATCGATGTGGGATTGACGACGGACCTCTGCTGCCGCGGGTCTGTCGTCTTTTTCTGTTTGGTCGGCGTGATCCGGATCTTTCTTGGGGCCGCCAGCCTACCGCTGTTTATCGATGTGGATGAGTGTCAGCATTTTGATTTGGTTGTGAAGTACGCACGGGGTGATTGGCCCGCGACGACTGGCCAGGCATGGGACGCCGAAACGGTGCGGGTTTCGATCCTGTATGGGACCTTCGAATACCTTTCGCCACCAGAAAAATTCTACGGTGCCTTTCCGCCGCCGGCTTGGATTCTGCCGACGTCACAGCAGCAGGCGTTGATCAAGCGGTATGAATCGCAGATGCAAGGGCACGTGAATTATGAAGCCCATTCCCCTCCCCTGTACTACCTGCTAGCGGCGGCGTGGTTGCGATTGGGGGAGTTGCTGGGGTTCACTGGGCCATTCGCCGCGTATTGGGTTCGATTTCTGAATATTCCGCTTTATGCGACGTTGATTCTCGTCGCGTACCGATTCTGTCGGACCTATTTTTCGCCGACCGTCACGATGGCCGTTTCGGCGATGCTCGCCTTTTTTCCAAGTACGACATTTTTTAGCGTGAACAGCGATGTCGCCTGTCCTCTGACCGCCCTGGTCGCACTCTGGTTGCTTGTCCGGTGGCAGACAGACCCCGTGACCATACGGAGTTCATTTTGGACAGGAATGACAGTGGCAGCAGCGTTGCTTGTCAAACTGACCAACGTGGCGATTCTGGCCCTTTGTGCGGCGGCGATTCTGGTGACTTGGTTTCGAGTTGCCCAGCGGCGTGGTCGATGGGCAGAGTACTGGCCGGGAATTTGCTTGACGTTGAGCGTGGCGATTCCCTGTGGTGCGTGGATGCTGACAAACCAGTTCTGGCTTGGCGATTGGACAGGTACGGCGGACAAGGTGGAATATCTGGGGTGGACGGTTAAGCCGTGGGGTGAGTTTTTCTTGCACCCTTTGTTTTCGCCCGCGGGTGAACTCGCGTATTGGAAGCGACTCTGTACCAGTTTCTATCTCGGTGACATGAATTGGCACGGTCAATCGTGGGCTGATCCGATCTTCTTAAATCTCGTCGCCTGGTTAACGTTTGCGATGGTTCCGATCGGACTCACCATGGGATCGTCTAGACGGCGATCCGAAGGCGACGAAGCGCGGGCAGTCGTCAGACGTTATTGTTTTGCGATGATCGTTGGCTCGATTGGATTCTTGCTGGGGTTGTCTTTGATTTATGACTTCGGCGGATGCATTTATCCGTCACGTCAGTATCCCTATTACAACTCGGGCCGTCTGATCTATGGCGGAATGGTGCCCATTCTCGTCCTGTTTGCGGGTGGGGTTGAATCCATTGGCCGTCGTGTCGGGTGGCTAGCGGCTCTGATCCTGATTGTTGCGATTTCAACGATGTTGCCGCCGCAAATTCGTCTGTTCGAGCAGGTCATTCAAAATCCTTCGAATTTGTTTCATCTTCCGATGCGATAA
- a CDS encoding DUF1559 domain-containing protein, with product MRPVEGSSRPIRPHGFTLIELLVVIAIIAVLIALLLPAVQQAREAARRTQCKNNLKQLALGILNYESSHSVLPPGWVASQGFTYVGATDSTTGVNTQGSWGWPALVLPYLDQANLSNSLQVGLDVRQALDDTTKLALMQQAYPAFKCASDTAPTVNDVRQAAGFSNTIRHLSTSNYVGWNSGSWGWLPGDTAGLETRKGLFTMNSSTRLRDVTDGLSNTLMLGERMYKSFQSGTCTINCAAAVIFANEWNNSFATSRRNPRYGNTSTLGMGEGGINSIFTGDPTNPGLNCNAICARGAASYHVGGAQYAFGDGSVRFISQNIDWKPDIAVNSTYERLGAMADGDPVGDF from the coding sequence ATGCGTCCCGTTGAAGGATCGTCCCGGCCCATCAGGCCACACGGTTTCACACTGATTGAACTTCTTGTCGTGATCGCGATCATTGCGGTCCTAATTGCTCTTCTTTTGCCCGCCGTCCAGCAGGCTCGTGAAGCGGCCCGTAGAACCCAATGTAAGAACAACTTGAAGCAGTTGGCACTGGGAATTCTCAACTACGAATCATCACATTCCGTTCTGCCGCCTGGCTGGGTGGCGTCGCAAGGATTTACCTATGTCGGGGCCACGGATTCGACGACGGGTGTGAATACCCAAGGCAGCTGGGGATGGCCCGCCCTCGTGTTGCCATACCTTGATCAGGCGAACCTCTCGAATTCGCTGCAGGTTGGACTGGACGTTCGTCAGGCGCTGGATGACACGACAAAACTCGCCTTGATGCAGCAGGCCTATCCGGCTTTTAAGTGCGCTTCAGACACTGCACCGACGGTGAATGACGTCCGACAAGCGGCAGGCTTTTCGAATACGATCCGACACCTGTCAACATCGAACTACGTCGGCTGGAATTCTGGCTCTTGGGGCTGGCTTCCCGGCGACACCGCAGGGCTGGAAACCCGAAAGGGCCTGTTCACAATGAACTCAAGCACTCGGCTGCGGGATGTCACCGATGGACTCAGCAATACGCTGATGTTGGGCGAGCGGATGTACAAGTCATTCCAATCCGGTACGTGCACCATTAATTGCGCCGCGGCGGTCATTTTCGCAAATGAATGGAATAACAGTTTCGCGACGTCACGCCGAAATCCACGATACGGCAACACGAGCACCCTCGGCATGGGTGAGGGCGGGATCAACAGCATCTTTACCGGTGATCCAACCAATCCGGGCCTCAACTGTAATGCCATCTGCGCTCGTGGAGCCGCCAGCTATCACGTCGGTGGTGCTCAATACGCCTTTGGCGACGGATCCGTGCGATTTATCAGTCAAAATATCGACTGGAAACCGGATATCGCCGTCAACAGCACCTATGAACGACTGGGAGCCATGGCCGATGGTGACCCCGTTGGCGACTTCTGA
- a CDS encoding peptidase associated/transthyretin-like domain-containing protein: MSRQENDMPGLIVGLFSATKAATCVPTSIRGLASRSLWLVCSLTVSLSTIGCGGDLKVAPVSGTVTLDGSPLERASVLFEPETGRPSFGVTDVQGRYTLNYSMNERGAEVGPCTVKISTAVQSEEDEGKAPKKGQNYGNKVPSRYAKDPVKVTVAPKTNTINIALTTQP, translated from the coding sequence ATGTCTCGTCAAGAAAATGATATGCCAGGCCTGATCGTCGGGCTCTTCTCGGCAACGAAAGCCGCAACTTGCGTCCCAACGTCGATTCGAGGACTGGCATCGCGAAGCCTATGGCTGGTCTGTTCCCTCACGGTCAGCTTGTCAACAATTGGATGCGGTGGCGATCTAAAGGTCGCACCCGTTTCGGGAACCGTCACACTCGACGGCTCCCCGCTTGAAAGAGCATCAGTACTCTTTGAACCAGAGACTGGACGCCCCTCATTTGGCGTGACCGATGTCCAGGGTCGATACACGCTCAACTACTCGATGAATGAACGAGGTGCCGAGGTCGGCCCCTGCACGGTGAAAATATCGACCGCCGTGCAATCCGAAGAAGACGAAGGCAAAGCCCCCAAAAAGGGTCAAAACTATGGGAACAAAGTCCCCTCGCGATACGCCAAAGATCCGGTCAAAGTCACGGTCGCACCGAAGACCAATACGATCAATATCGCGCTAACGACTCAGCCCTGA